The DNA sequence tcaattttataataaatctgtaacgtaacaaaatgtggaaaaagtcaaggggcctgaatactttccgaatgcactgtatgtatgcggatgacttaACTATCTCTGTCAATAACCTCCATGTACAGGTATTtggtatttagtattttatttggatctccattagttgttgcaaaagcagcagctactctaacctggggtccacacaaaacatgaaacataatacagaatgacataatacagaacatcagtagacaagaacagctcaaggacagaacgacatacatttttaaaaggtacacatagcctacatatcaatgcatacacacaaactatctaggtcaaataggggagaggcgttgtgaggggagaggtgttgctttatctgtttttgaaaccaggtttgctgtttatttgagcaatatgagatggttccatgcaataagggctctatataaaactgtacgttttcttgaatttgttctggatttggggactatgaaaagacccctggtggcatgtctggtggaataagtgtgtgtgtcagagctgtgtgtaagttgactatgcaaaccatttgggattttcaacccattaatgtttcttataggTGAGACTTGCGTGTGCTAACCACACAGTTATGTATGatcatatggtgtgtgtgtgttcagatgtAGAAATTCCACATTTGTCTGTATGGAAAAGAGGATGCTTTGTGTAGACCTCTTATAAAGAACTGATACCTCACCTGACATGTACTGTATGAAAAGTGTAGGTTGTTACATGCACAATGTTCCATAAGGATCCTAATCAAGTATTCAAGTGTGTGAGTAGGCTATCTTAGGACAACAACAAGCTCACAGGATCAAGCCCAGGGCTTTCAGTCTTCTTTTTATACTcatctctatcactctctttctttgctCTCCTTTTTCATCCCCCTCTCATGACACTCATCCTGTATTTGTTCTATGAGACTTGTTTCATTCCTTCCTTTTGCCTCATGtggcaaggaggaggaggagtagacaGGCTGAGACTTAGCCATGGGTTCGTTATTCAAGGGAGATGAATCTCTCTTGGGATATTCAGGACTGTTGTGActactgggatatgttctgcccATTTATGCCATCCTCAAGGAAAACCCAATATAATCTTTCATTTCTACCAAACTGAGTAAATTAACTGTATTACTTACAGCAGTGGTCAGGCTAAAATCCGGTGTTTGTAAATCGCATTGAGAATAAAGGAAATCTTCAGTCAGTCTTATGGGCTGCAGCTATAAGCACAGCATTAATATGACATGTATTTGATTTAACTCATTGGTCTTATAAGTTCTCAATACATAGAACTGGTTGTTTAAGATTCTTAACTTTGGGTAAATGTATGTGGAGTCATTGAGAGAGATAGTTTACTTAGTTTACTTCACAACTGTCAGCAAGGTCAATGACTAATGATGGAAGATAATGTAGTGACCATAGAAACCCGAGAGGTCGTTTTCTGGTCAGGGtggggtgtgtatgtgtttgtgtgcacagGTATGTGTGTAAAAGGGGAGGGGGCATTGTTTGGCCATCATACATAAGGTCATCATAACATAATGAAAACCATTAGATGACAAATGACATGAACCCTTATGTTGTGTCTCCTTACTGTATTTACTCTGCTATTTACCATACTCACTGTATTTGCTATGTTTACCATACTCACTGTATTTACTCTATTTACTATCTTTACTGTATTTacgctgtctcctctcctcactgcaTTTACTCTGGTTACCATACTTACTGTATTTACTCTGTTTACTCTCCTCACTGTATTTGCTATGTTTACCATACTCACTGTATTTACTCTATTTACTATCCTtactgtattttctctctctctctctctctctctctctctctctctctctctctctctctctcggaacaGGCTAACCTGGAAGCAGGAAGTGCGTGGTGCATTGGCAGATCGCCGTACAATAGGTTTGTTAGCGTGTTAGCATTCTGATTAGCGGCCGTTTAGTGCCCTGCCGCAGGGATCTAATCTTGCCTCACGCCTCACCGCACATGCTCAATAGAGTTTGTGCCCTCTATCACGatatcatgtctttgtgtgaaatcCGAGCGCCATTCACGGGCCCACCTCAGGGCTCAGAATGCCAGCGGCCACCATACCAACACACAGCGCTTTAAAGGGAGTCCCCCTGTGCCCCAGTCCCCCAGCTACCCTGCCGTCTGAGTATACAGCATGACTCCCTTCCTCACCATGGGCCCATCTGCTCTGGTCACTCTCCCTGGTCTCCACCACACCTGTGTATTCTGCAGTGATCTCATTTAGGGTGTTGTTCTCTTGGGGTTGGTGGTCTGCAGTAATCTCATTTAGGGTGTTGTTCTCCTGGGGTTGGTGGTCTGCAGTGATCTCCTTTAGTGGGTTGTTCTCCTGGGGTTGCTGGTCTGCAGTGATCTCCTTTAGTGGGTTGTTCTCCTGGGGCTGCTGGTCTGCAGTGATCTCCTTTAGTGGGTTGTTCTCCTGGAGTTGGTGGTCTGCAGTGATCTCCTTTAGTGGGTTGTTCTCCTGGGGTTACTGGTCTGCAGTGATGTCCTTTAGTGGGTTGTTCTCCTGGGGTTGCTGGTCTGCAGTGATCTCCTTTAGTGGGTTGTTCTCCTGGGGTTGCTGGTCTGCAGTGATCTCCTTTAGTGGGTTGTTCTCCTGGGGTTGGTGGTCTGCAGTGATCTCCTTTAGTGGGTTGTTCTCCTGGGGTTGCTGGTCTGCAGTGATCTCCTTTAGTGGGTTGTTCTCCTGGGGTTGCTGGTCTGCAGTGATCTCCTTTAGTGGGTTGTTCTCCTGGGGTTGGTGGTCTGCAGTGATCTCCTTTAGTGGGTTGTTCTGCTGGGGTTGGTGGTGTGTATGGATCTCCTTTAGTGGGTTGTTCTCCTGGGGTTGGTGGTCTACAGTGATCTCCTTTTAGTGGGTTGTTCTCCTGGGGTTGCTGGTCTGCAGTGATCTCCTTTAGTGGGTTGTTCTCCTGGGGTTGGTGGAGAGGAAATGTGCATCATAACCTTTTGCTTGAGATTTTTCAATGATATTCCCATCTGAAGATGAGTGGCAGGCACATCACGACTAGCCTCCTAATTCTGGAAGCACAGAAAACTATTTCCTAAAATATCCACTAACTTGACACCTGATGTTCTGGAAGTCTCATCAGTAACATAGacaaagaatcaaatcaaatcaaatattatttgtcacatgcttcgtaaacaacaagtgtagactaacagtgaaaagcTTACCTACGagtccttttccaacaatacagagttaaataatttatttttaaaatagtgacacaaggaattaatacacagtgaataacgaataacaataacatgactatatacagggaggaccaGTACCAAGTGGATGTAATAATTTGATAAGTAATAACACTATGTGATAAAGGAAGACCAGGATTCATTCTTTTTCTTGGTTTTGTCCGGAAATAGCCATTAGTCTTGGGTCAAAACCATTCTGGTTATTGCTGTACTGCTGTTCCAGGCAGTTTGCTCTTGCTATACAGACTTTGAGACCAAATACCTAACTCATTGACACCCCAGAGACAGAAGACCCAGGTTGTGGGGTCCAGTCCACAAACCAGTGACGTCACACAGGGCATAATAATTTACTGGTTGGAGGAAATCCCAGTGGAGGGCTTAGTAAAATGAGACAGGAGATGTAGTGGTGTAGAAAGGTGTTGTGGCTTGTCTCCACTATTTACTAGGGCTTTAATGGTACTGAGGAAGACAATCCGTTTAAGGCCCAAAAAAGTATTGTTGTTATCTCATTATTCCTCAAATGTGTCAAATCTATCTTTCCTTACAAGTGTGTGGTTGCAGGAAAATCTTTGTTCAGCTTGTAATATTGTATGGGGTTAAACTACAATGGAAAAACTTTACCCTAAATgtacagtaatatacagtaaCTCTCTTGTAGACTACATGGAGCGACTCTGGGTCATGAGAATGAGATTGTGCAGAGGAAATAGATTTTATAACTTTAAATACATGTTCTGTCTAGGTTGCATGAAACACTGCCCATTGACTGCGACACAACCACTTTTCCCTTCCTTTGAATCGATGCATCAACGGCTCCCTCTGGATCAATATTTCAACAGTTTAGATAACAGACAAACACTTATTTTCTTCAAATAAACCTCTCCCACTTCTGAGTGTGgtttgtatgtactgtatctgcTGTCTCAAGTCTTGGCGCTGTGAGATGTAGGATTGTGGTTTCCAAGTTGGAGGATACTCATGGTCTAAGTGTAGAATTGACCTAAGTTCAAAATTAAAATATGCAGTCACTTATTTGTGATCATAAAAAGTGACTCCACTGAAATACTCATGTTTATGGCACTAATATATCTCTCTATTAGCCACTGACAAGTCACTAATATATCTCTCTATTAGCCACTGACAAGTCACTAATATATCTCTCTATTAGCCACTGACAAGTCGCTAATATATCTCTCTATTAGCCACTGACAAGTCACTAATATATCTCTCTATTAGCCACTGACAAGTCAttaatatatctctctattaGCCACTGACTAGTCATTAATATATATCTCTATTAGCCACTGACAAGTCACTAATATATCTCTCTATTAGCCACTGACTAGTCATTAATATAGCTCTAAATTAGCCACTGACAAGTCACTAATATATCTCTCTATTAGCCACTGACTAGTCACTAATATATCTCTCTATTAGCCACTGACTAGTCACTAATATATCTCTCTAATAGCCACTGACAAGTCACTAATATATCTCTCTATTAGCCACTGACAATCTAATATTTTAGTGTATACCAGTCTGTgagcatgtgaatgtgtgtgtatgcatgtgtgtgtgtttggttgcatgtgtgtgtcggtgtgtgtctctgtgtgtgcatgtttgtatgtgtgtgtgtgtctgtttgtgtgtgtgtgtgtgtgtgtgtgtgcatgtgtgtgtgtgtgtctgtttgtatgtgcgtgtgtgtgtgtttgtgtgtgtgtgtgtctgtttgtctgtgtgtgtgtgtttgtatgtgtgttgtgtctgtgtgtgtgtgttgtgtgtgtgtgtgtgtgtgtgtgtgtgtgtgtgtgtgtgtgtgtgtgtgtgtgtgtgtgtgtgtgtgtgtgtgtgtgtgtgtgtgtgtgtctgtttgtgtgtgtgtgtgtgcatgtgtgtgtgtgtttgtgcctgcgtgtgtgtgacaggtgATAAACATTCCATTGAGACCCGCTGTATCACCTTCAGAATGATGACGCTCTGGCCTCTCTTACTGCCTTCCTGTTCTTGTCACCTGCTCTATAGCTGAGCTCCTGAATCATGTCAACAACAGAGTCACAGAAACACGCAGTGTGAGAAAAGTTGCTTTGTTATGAATGAGTGGGTGGTTTTTGAGATAGACTGTTTGAAGCTCAAGGCAATTGTTTATGCATTGTATTGTAATTGTATTTATCTTCCTGTGCCAGGTACTGGGTTGAGATAAATACACTGTAAGAGAATGTTGTGGAGAATGCATATCCTTTTTATGTTTTGACCTTAAAAGCATTCCATTAAAAGAATGTAATTTAATTTGACAAATCTGTTGCAAATATGTTACAGCACTCAtacataaaaaatttaaaaatagcATATGATGTCATGATGTTGTAGACATGACATCATCTGCAAGACAAGTTAAATTGTAGATCGAAAGATAAATCCAAGCCATAAAGGGTTGACATTTGTGTTACCTATTCCTGGAAAGATGAGTCCTGTCTACACACCCTTTCACTCAATAGTTGAAATTCTTCACGTTCCAGACAGATAATTGCAACCTATGACACTGACTAGAGCTATGGTATGTGTAGAACATACACAAGACATGATTCTTATTCAGCTCATAAACAGTCACACATGTACCAAAGTAATGTAGACGAAAACTGTGAATCCTCATTACAGTATTGTTTTCGTACTTACCATCTATAGCCTTCCTGTCTACTACGATGTCACACTGTATTGTCACTCTGCTTCCTGACTTGGGTCCTTCTAAAATGTGAGCATACCTGTAAATACACTTTTTTAATGACCACTAAATTCATTATTAACTAGATTTTTCTGAAGAGATTAAGTTTACTATTCCAAAGTCAATCCAATGCATGCCACATATAATATACTGTCAATTGTATAAGAATATGAATGGTCCTAATTTAAGTTGTTTGCAAAAAGTATGCCTAGAGAAAACACTTTTGCTCCACACTAGACTATAACACTAGGTTACCACTCAGGTTGTGCAATGAACAGCGCAACAATGacaatacatccccactcagctgtAAATTAGAACCATATGACCATTGATGAAAAGACATCAACCAAAAACCCAGTGTAGGTCCATGAGGACATTCTGTCCCCTCCCTGCACTTCTCACAGAGTTAAAGCTAGACTCTGTCTCTGCAGGTTGATAGTAGGACAGTGTCCAGTGGTAGGTCAGCTGCTGTGgctgttttgtctctctctctaactctctctctctgtgtggagggCTGCAGTGAGGCAGGGTGCAGAGGGGATGTGCCCTGTACCCTGTGCCCTGGCTCTGCGGCGTCCATGTCACTTTGGGAGCCTCCGGCCGGCTCCCATACAGCCCCTCTCTGGGTCTGTTGATCCTATTGTCTCCTGCGTCACCACGCCTCACCCGGTGAATAAAGGCCGTCTGGCTCCAAGCTTCAATATTGCAGCAAACTAAAAACCAACCATCAGAGCTGATTCATTCACATCTGCTCAGTGGAGCGACAAGGACAGGGCTTTAGGTGGGAAAGAGGGCAGAATAAAGTTCACTTTTCCCCGGGTACcaagagaacaggacaggacactaCAAGTTCACTGGAGCCGCAGCTGTGGCAAGTTGCCCATTTGATAAAGTTTAACCATCATACCTTACAGATGTCAACATTTGGGTTATGGGTGTGTTATTGCTAGTTTTCATGGATGGTTGATTAGGTAGCATTTGGTGGCTAGTGGAACAGTGCTTTAGCGAGACAACAGCAAGaccattttgctttgtgtttctGTTGTGCTATGGCGTTTGATTATTATGGATAATAAAGGGGAACATGCAGAATGCAAAAGTTCTAAAAGGCGGGTTCATTTTTAAGCTGTGTACCTTGTGTACTGTACAGACCTTGTGTATGGACTGTAAATTGACTTTACCATGATGGCTGGCTGTTCTGTTGGCATTATTTAGATTTAGACATGCAACAGCTTTTCAGCTGAAATTAAAACATTGTGATAACTGTGTGGTGAGGGGCAGGACTTTTTGGAAGTTTCGCTTCTTTCCACCCATCTGTTTTTAAcacttttctctgtctctctctgtctctctctctctctgtctctctgtctctctctctcctctctctctctctgtctctctctgtatctatgtctctctctctctcctctctctctctgtctctctctctctgtctctctctctctctgtctctctctctctctctctctctctgtatctctctctctctctctctctctctgtctctttctctctctctctctctgtttcctccaccctccctgtccccctgcatctctctttctcagtttCCTCCACACTCCTTGTCCcccttgcatctctctctctctgtttcctccaccTTCCCTGtccccctgcatctctctctctctgtttcctccaccctccctgtccccctgcatccatccattcattctacAGCGCTACGGACCTATCATGGGGGACTGGAGCTTTCTGGGTAATATTTTAGAGGAAGTGAATGAGCACTCAACGGTGATCGGCCGGGTGTGGCTCACGGTCCTCTTCATCTTCCGCATCCTCATCCTGGGTACGGCGGCAGAGTTTGTGTGGGGTGATGAGCAGTCGGACTACGTCTGTAACACGCAGCAGCCCGGTTGTGAGAATGTGTGTTACGACGAGGCCTTCCCTATCTCCCACATTCGCCTGTGGGTTTTGCAGATCATCTTTGTGTCCACGCCATCTCTGGTGTACGTAGGCCATGCCGTGCACCACGTCCACATGGAGGAGAAACGCAAAGAGCGTGAGGAGGTTGAGCTGAGTCGCCAGCAGGCGCTGAGTGAGGAGCGGCTGCCTCTAGCACCCGACCAGGGCAGTGTGCGCACCACCAAGGAGACCAGCACCAAGGGCAGCAAGAAGTTCAGGCTGGAAGGCACCCTGCTGAGGACATACATCTGCCACATAATCTTCAAGACGCTGTTTGAGGTGGGCTTCGTGGTGGGCCAGTACTTCCTGTACGGCTTCCGCATCCTGCCACTGTACAAGTGCAGCCGCTGGCCCTGCCCCAACACCGTGGACTGCTTCGTGTCGCGCCCCACAGAGAAGACTGTCTTCATCATATTCATGCTGGCCGTGGCCTGCGTCTCCCTCTTCCTCAACTTCGTGGAGATTAGTCACCTGAGCCTGAAGAAGATACGCTTTGTCTTCTGCAAGCCAGCCCCGGGGCCAGCCCAGGGTGAGGGCCCAAGCTCCCTGCCCCCTTCAGGGGGGGTCCTCAAGAGCCTGCCCCCCCTGACCGTGCCTTCCTTCCAGAGGGCAAAAGGCTACAGGCTGCTGGAGGAGGAGACCCACCACTACCCCCTGGCGGAGGCATGCATGGAGGCAGGGAGGCTAATCGCTCTGGCCCCGCCCTTTCAGTGCAAGGAGGAGAAAGTGGAGGAACTGGGGCACATGGAGGACATTTCAAAGGTGTACGATGGGACCTTGCCTTCCTACGCCCAGACCACAGAGATAGGGGAggacacactaccactacaccaagaggagaagaagcagcagcagcaggaggaggaggtggaggatgaagaggaggaggtggtggaggaggatgtgGTGGATGGGGTGGTGGAGGATGTGGTGGATGGAGTGACGGAAGAGGATGTGGTGGATGTAGTGGCAGAAGAGGATGTGGTGGATGGGGTGGTGGAGGATGTGGTGGATGGAGTGGTAGAGGATGTGGTAGATGGGGGGGTGGAAAGgaagaaagaggcagaggagtgtgaggatgaggaggaggatgtagtGGAGGAAGTTGTTgagaaggtgggggaggtggtggaggaggaggaagtggtggaCGGGGATGAGGGACCTTCAACCAAAGTGGGGATGGAGGTGATGGATACGATAGAGGACACAAGACCACTGAGCAGATTGAGCAAAGCCAGCAGCAGGGCCAGGTCAGACGATCTCACCGTATGAACCtgtgagagaacacacacaaacttacacgcacacaaacactgaACACAGGAGAACACACACATCTAGCTCAAGACAACAAACACTTATTACCATTAGGATGTGGGTAACATCACTCAATAAGGCAACAAAAAGATCTGTGCTTATTTGTGAGACAAGTGAATATTTTAAAAGGTTGTGTTTtaagagaggagggatagatttATTTTATTAAGCATGTTAGATGAAACCAAATGTAGAAAGGACAAACATGCAAAGAGGGGAAAATATTTTTTACTTGATGAAAATCCATGCTGTCGACCTTTTTCTATTGAAAGACTTTCAACAATAACCAATGAAAGATTACTAATGTTTACATATTCTGGGGGGTTGAATGGGTAGGGGGAAGAGATTGATCATATATTCTTGTGTGTCTGCAAAGCAGTAAAATGACTGTAGGCAGGCAATCACTTTCATATGTAGCTGCAAATATGTTGCAGGTGGAAGGGCTGTTGCACACCAAGTCCGTTGCACAGAAAACATATGACTCTTTAACACCAAGTTGATAGTTCATTTTTGGATTGAAAATAGTTATTTTTGCACACATTTCTTAGTGGATATAGAACTGTGCAAGGCCTCATATCACCTCAACTACGCATCGATTTACTCTTCTTTCAATTGAAGGCAGATTGGCAATGAAGTACAAGAGCATATCTGTCCTTTTCATGTCTACATACAGGGTAGTACAGCCAAAAAGCAGAGTAGTAGagaaaaacaaaccaaaaaagGACCAGATGTTAATGGTCTCTTTTCAATGTGATTCTACATCTGATCTTTTGGATTGCTTATATCGTTGCCTGTATAATAAGTGGGCACTGTGAAAATGTTGTCTGTCTGTGAAAAGAGAGGAGTGCTGGTTTTGCCCGATCACAGACTGGACCATAGTAACAACCTCAGGCCAAATCCTCTCTTTTCGCGCTGTACAAACCGGCGTCAGGGCGATAAAGATCACGCACCATCAGCACAAAGTATTGTTGAGCCTCAGACAATAAAAGAAAGCACTCATATATGAAAACAAGCATCCTTGACATTGTTGTGGGGAAAATTGTTTTACTTGATTTTATTTGCCCTTGATGGGCCTTTCCCTTGTAGAAATATGAAGTAGTTAGGGCAATGTttacaacattttctaaaaaatatatataaaaggaGAATCTTATTGTACATAAAGTATAATTGTATCTGATGTCTAATAGCAAACATT is a window from the Oncorhynchus tshawytscha isolate Ot180627B linkage group LG03, Otsh_v2.0, whole genome shotgun sequence genome containing:
- the LOC112241128 gene encoding gap junction alpha-8 protein-like, which codes for MGDWSFLGNILEEVNEHSTVIGRVWLTVLFIFRILILGTAAEFVWGDEQSDYVCNTQQPGCENVCYDEAFPISHIRLWVLQIIFVSTPSLVYVGHAVHHVHMEEKRKEREEVELSRQQALSEERLPLAPDQGSVRTTKETSTKGSKKFRLEGTLLRTYICHIIFKTLFEVGFVVGQYFLYGFRILPLYKCSRWPCPNTVDCFVSRPTEKTVFIIFMLAVACVSLFLNFVEISHLSLKKIRFVFCKPAPGPAQGEGPSSLPPSGGVLKSLPPLTVPSFQRAKGYRLLEEETHHYPLAEACMEAGRLIALAPPFQCKEEKVEELGHMEDISKVYDGTLPSYAQTTEIGEDTLPLHQEEKKQQQQEEEEEVVDGDEGPSTKVGMEVMDTIEDTRPLSRLSKASSRARSDDLTV